CCAGTTGATGTGTGATAACGGTTGCATCATAAAAAGGCCAATGAGTACTAATACAGGTGCAGTAGCTACTGGAGGTATAAACGATAACAAGGGGCTTAACCACATAAATGGTAAAAAGAGCAAGCCTGCCACAACTGCAGTAAGTCCCGTTTTGCCACCTTCTTCAACACCAGCTGCACTTTCAATGTAGGTGGTAGCGCTTGAGGTGCCAAAGATACCTGAAATAAATGTTGCAAAGCCATCAACAAACAGTGCCCTGCCAACGTTGTGTGGAAGGCCTGTTTTAGTGTCAATGAATCCACCTACTTGTGCAACGCCCACAAATGTTGATATGCTGTCAAACATGTCGGTAAAAAGAAGTGTAAAGATGGGGGCTACGAGGCTTACTGACAACGCATCGCGAATGTTGAAAGAGAAGAAAAGTGAGGAATCGGGAAAGGCTATGTATTTAGATGGGAGTGTGGCAAAAGGTGTGTGCCCAAAAAGCGCAAAAGCATGGCTTGAGATCCATGTGATACTTGCAGTTGCAACGATACCTATAATGAGTGCACCTTTGATTTTACGGTACACTAGTATGCCAGTAACTATCAAACCACATGCAAAAAGTAATTGTTGTATTCCCATTCCTCCAAAGGTAACAAGTGTAGCAGGGTGTGAAACAACAATACCAGCATTTTTTAATCCAATGAATCCTAAAAAAATGCCAATTCCCGCTGCAACAGCATATCTTAGATGAAGCGGTATTGCCCCAACAATCTTTTCTCTTATTCCAAATGATGAAAGCAACATAAAGATAATACCAGAAATACATACTGCACCTAACGCAACCTGCCAGGGTGTGCCACTGCCAACTAAGGTGTAGGTGAAAAATGCATTTATTCCCATTCCGGGAGCAAGTGCAAAGGGCAAGTTGGTAACAAGTCCCATAAGTACAGAGCTTATGCACGAGACTATAACAGTTGCAAACAATACACCGTGAAATGGCATTCCTGCATCCTGCAATATGAGCGGATTAACCACAATAATGTAGGCCATAGTTAAAAATGTGGCAATCCCTGCACGGATTTCGGTAGTTATAGTGGTGTTGGTATTGTTGATATTGAAGTATTTTTCTATCAATATATTCATATTTTCCCCTTTAAAAACAGTGCTGTGTGTATGTAATTGAATGGATTATGCCATAAAACAAATTACGACATAAAGAGGAATGTCAATGATATTTTCATCATAATAAATGAAATGGTGTATACAATTAGGCTCATGCATAAGATAAAATTACTTTACATAATTACTGTTCTTCTGTAACATTACCATATATATTTATTATAAAATGTTACATCAAGAGGTAAGTATGGAGCTACAACAGGCAATAATAGAGCGAAGGAGTATCCGCCGTTTTACTGATTACTATGTAACAGATGATGAAATTACTCAGATACTTGAAGCTGCGCGCATGGCACCATCTTGGGCAAATGTGCAGCCATGGGAATTTATTGTAGTGCGGGATAAATCGCTGATAGAAAAAATAACTGAAACATATTCCCCAAATAACCCTGCACGTAAATGCTCACTGGCATCCACTGCACTAATTGTTGCATGTGCAAAGAAGAATATTTCAGGTTGCAAGGAAGGGCAGCAGGTCACTGCATTGCCAAACTGGTATATGTTTGATGTAGGCATGGCGGTACAAAATTTATGCCTCAAAGCACATGAGTTGGGACTGGGAACTGTTGTTGTGGGATTTTTAGATCATCAGAAATGTAATGAAATTCTCAATGTGCCATCTGATTCTACAGTTGTTGTAACAATACCTGTTGGTAAGCCTGAAGTAAGCGGCAAGCAGGGACCACCACGTAAAGAACTTGCTGAATTTGTGTATTTAAACAAATATGGGATTAAATTTTATTAAGGGAAACTATGGACATTAAAGATAAATGGATTTATTTTGCAGGACCACTTTTTACCGCAGCCGAAAGGCAATTTAATATAGAACTTTCGCAATATATTGAACATGCAGGCTTTGCTGTGTATTTGCCTCAAAAGATGTGTGCAGGCATATCATCACATGATGAAATATTTACACGATGTATACAGGGCCTTGATAATGCCTGGTGTGTGCTTGCACTGCTTGATGGTGCTGATGCAGATTCAGGAACATGCTTTGAGGTGGGGTATGCGTATGCAAGAGGGATTCCTATTATTGGCATAAGAACTGATTTCA
The Spirochaetota bacterium genome window above contains:
- a CDS encoding nucleoside 2-deoxyribosyltransferase, whose amino-acid sequence is MDIKDKWIYFAGPLFTAAERQFNIELSQYIEHAGFAVYLPQKMCAGISSHDEIFTRCIQGLDNAWCVLALLDGADADSGTCFEVGYAYARGIPIIGIRTDFRKSGDDGFLNLMLTKSVKSLCIVNSLETTSMEEIAKRVKEEINRLLVTVLKK
- a CDS encoding nitroreductase family protein: MELQQAIIERRSIRRFTDYYVTDDEITQILEAARMAPSWANVQPWEFIVVRDKSLIEKITETYSPNNPARKCSLASTALIVACAKKNISGCKEGQQVTALPNWYMFDVGMAVQNLCLKAHELGLGTVVVGFLDHQKCNEILNVPSDSTVVVTIPVGKPEVSGKQGPPRKELAEFVYLNKYGIKFY
- a CDS encoding NCS2 family permease, whose protein sequence is MNILIEKYFNINNTNTTITTEIRAGIATFLTMAYIIVVNPLILQDAGMPFHGVLFATVIVSCISSVLMGLVTNLPFALAPGMGINAFFTYTLVGSGTPWQVALGAVCISGIIFMLLSSFGIREKIVGAIPLHLRYAVAAGIGIFLGFIGLKNAGIVVSHPATLVTFGGMGIQQLLFACGLIVTGILVYRKIKGALIIGIVATASITWISSHAFALFGHTPFATLPSKYIAFPDSSLFFSFNIRDALSVSLVAPIFTLLFTDMFDSISTFVGVAQVGGFIDTKTGLPHNVGRALFVDGFATFISGIFGTSSATTYIESAAGVEEGGKTGLTAVVAGLLFLPFMWLSPLLSFIPPVATAPVLVLIGLFMMQPLSHINWKDISQSLPAFVTCLMIPLTYSITQGIVWGFLSYTFICIAAGKWKELSPTLIIIDICAVIALLV